One window of Sinorhizobium numidicum genomic DNA carries:
- a CDS encoding transketolase family protein, producing the protein MNAVTPSAKLNDCRDAFVAVLERLGADNPRIVAVCNDSVGSSKLGGFKSKWPERLVNVGIAEQNMVGVGAGLANGGLLPFVCGAACFLTGRSLEQIKADIAYSNANVKLIGISSGMAYGELGPTHHSIEDFAWTRVLPNLPVVAPCDSVETAAAVEWAARYDGPVFLRLSRVGVPDLLPAGHKFELGKANLLRDGDAITLVANGTVTHRMLKAADLLAAKGIEARVLNMATVRPIDVDAVVAAARETGAILTAEEHSTFGGLGSAVAEFVVAEAPVPMKILGVPGIFAPTGSAEFLLDEFGMSPAAIAEAAVALIARKSSRA; encoded by the coding sequence ATGAACGCCGTGACACCTTCTGCCAAGCTCAATGACTGCCGCGACGCCTTCGTTGCCGTGCTGGAACGCCTCGGGGCGGACAACCCTAGGATCGTGGCCGTCTGCAACGACTCCGTCGGCTCCTCCAAGCTCGGCGGCTTCAAGTCCAAATGGCCGGAACGGCTGGTCAATGTCGGCATCGCCGAACAGAACATGGTCGGCGTCGGCGCCGGCCTCGCCAATGGCGGGCTGCTGCCCTTCGTCTGCGGCGCCGCCTGTTTCCTTACCGGCCGGTCGCTTGAGCAGATCAAGGCCGACATCGCGTATTCCAACGCAAACGTGAAGCTCATCGGCATTTCCTCCGGCATGGCCTACGGCGAGCTCGGGCCGACACATCATTCCATCGAGGATTTCGCCTGGACCCGCGTGCTGCCGAACCTTCCGGTCGTCGCGCCCTGCGACTCGGTCGAAACCGCCGCCGCCGTGGAATGGGCTGCCCGCTATGACGGGCCGGTCTTCCTGCGCCTTTCGCGCGTCGGCGTTCCGGACCTGCTGCCGGCCGGCCACAAGTTCGAACTGGGCAAGGCCAACCTGCTGCGCGACGGCGACGCGATCACCCTCGTCGCAAACGGCACGGTGACACACCGCATGCTGAAGGCCGCAGACCTGCTGGCGGCGAAGGGCATAGAGGCACGCGTGCTGAACATGGCGACGGTCCGCCCGATCGACGTCGATGCCGTCGTGGCCGCCGCCCGCGAAACCGGCGCCATCCTGACGGCGGAAGAGCATTCCACGTTCGGCGGTCTCGGCTCGGCCGTCGCCGAGTTCGTGGTGGCCGAAGCCCCCGTGCCGATGAAGATCCTCGGCGTGCCGGGCATCTTCGCCCCCACCGGCTCGGCCGAGTTCCTGCTCGACGAATTCGGCATGTCCCCCGCCGCCATCGCCGAAGCGGCCGTCGCGTTGATTGCACGAAAGTCTTCACGCGCATGA
- a CDS encoding transketolase, giving the protein MQPNDLDRIARQIRLRDLQAVYEAGAGHIGGEMSAIDILTALYFRVLRIWPEQPKHPVRDRFVLSKGHVALALYVTLAKRGFIPEEEISTFLKPHSRLNGHPNCTKVPGVETNTGPLGHGLPVAVGMAKAAKLTGAKYHTYVLTGDGEMQEGSNWEAIASAAQFGLDNLTLIIDHNRFQQGAALKDTNNLAPFPAKLEAFGWDVTEINGNAMDEIVPALERRGARPHCIVAHTNKGHGISFMQDKVDWHHKVPNAEQFEIAVAELSEAL; this is encoded by the coding sequence ATGCAGCCGAACGATCTCGACCGCATCGCTCGACAGATCCGCCTCCGCGATCTGCAGGCGGTTTACGAAGCCGGCGCCGGCCATATCGGCGGGGAAATGTCCGCCATAGACATACTGACGGCGCTCTATTTCCGCGTGCTGCGCATCTGGCCCGAACAGCCGAAGCATCCGGTGCGCGACCGTTTCGTGCTGTCGAAAGGTCATGTGGCGCTGGCGCTCTATGTCACGCTGGCCAAGCGGGGCTTCATTCCGGAGGAAGAGATCAGTACATTCCTGAAGCCGCATTCGCGCCTTAACGGGCATCCGAACTGCACCAAGGTGCCGGGCGTCGAGACCAATACCGGCCCGCTCGGCCATGGCCTGCCGGTCGCCGTCGGCATGGCGAAGGCAGCCAAGCTGACGGGCGCGAAATACCACACCTATGTGTTGACCGGTGACGGCGAGATGCAGGAAGGATCCAATTGGGAGGCCATCGCATCGGCCGCGCAGTTCGGCCTCGACAACCTGACCCTGATCATCGACCACAATCGCTTCCAGCAGGGCGCGGCGCTGAAGGACACCAACAACCTCGCCCCCTTCCCCGCCAAGCTCGAAGCCTTCGGCTGGGACGTCACCGAGATCAACGGAAACGCCATGGACGAGATCGTCCCGGCGCTGGAGCGCCGCGGAGCGCGCCCGCACTGTATCGTCGCTCACACCAACAAGGGCCACGGCATTTCCTTCATGCAGGATAAGGTCGATTGGCACCACAAGGTGCCGAATGCCGAACAATTCGAGATTGCCGTGGCTGAGCTTTCGGAGGCCCTGTGA
- a CDS encoding ABC transporter permease — MVAAAKERPTIAGGMLPSLRGATGPLIGLILLCLFLTFATDKFLSVRNFLNVLDQITVLGIMAVGMTLVILIGGIDLAVGSVMALAMMVLGYLNVVAGVPMGLAVPLALAVAALNGLVAGLLITRFNVPAFIATLAMMSITRGLANMITDGQQIIGFPAWFNTMAIVRFGGFLTLTVAVMLVVFIVGLLYQRYRHGGRVLYAIGGNAEVARLAGINVQRATVLVYVVCSLLAGLSGMVLAARLDSVQPSSGVSYELDAIAAVVIGGTSLSGGTGGIGGTIIGVLIIGVLRNGLNLLSVSPFMQQVIIGAVIVLAVTAETYRKRK, encoded by the coding sequence ATGGTGGCGGCAGCAAAGGAAAGACCAACGATCGCGGGCGGCATGCTTCCGTCGCTGCGCGGCGCCACGGGGCCGCTGATCGGCCTCATCCTTCTGTGCCTTTTCCTGACTTTTGCGACGGACAAGTTCCTGTCGGTCCGGAACTTCCTCAATGTGCTCGACCAGATCACGGTGCTCGGCATCATGGCCGTGGGGATGACGCTCGTCATCCTTATCGGCGGCATCGACCTTGCGGTCGGCTCGGTCATGGCGCTGGCGATGATGGTGCTCGGTTATCTCAATGTCGTTGCCGGCGTGCCGATGGGGCTCGCCGTTCCGCTCGCCCTCGCAGTCGCCGCGCTGAACGGCCTGGTCGCGGGCCTGCTCATAACGCGCTTCAATGTGCCGGCATTCATAGCGACGCTCGCCATGATGTCGATCACGCGCGGCCTTGCGAACATGATTACCGATGGCCAGCAGATCATCGGCTTTCCTGCCTGGTTCAACACGATGGCGATCGTGCGTTTCGGCGGCTTCCTGACGCTGACCGTCGCCGTGATGCTGGTCGTCTTCATCGTCGGTCTTCTATACCAGCGCTACCGCCATGGCGGACGCGTGCTCTATGCCATCGGCGGCAATGCGGAAGTGGCGCGGCTTGCAGGGATCAACGTCCAGCGGGCGACCGTGCTCGTCTATGTCGTCTGCAGCCTGCTCGCCGGCCTTTCCGGCATGGTGCTCGCGGCGCGTCTCGACTCGGTCCAGCCTTCCTCCGGCGTCTCCTATGAACTCGACGCCATCGCGGCGGTCGTCATCGGCGGCACCTCGCTCTCGGGTGGCACGGGCGGTATCGGCGGCACCATCATCGGCGTGTTGATCATCGGCGTGCTGCGCAACGGTCTCAACCTGCTCAGCGTCTCGCCGTTCATGCAACAGGTCATCATCGGCGCCGTCATCGTGCTCGCCGTCACGGCCGAAACCTATCGCAAGCGGAAGTAA
- a CDS encoding substrate-binding domain-containing protein encodes MKLSKLMMAATAAAVLASPAAAAEVKKIGLAVPNLQADFFNQIKLGVEKYAKEKSIEVIVVDAKNDTATQVNQVQDLMTQGIDAFIYIPAGAAAAAVPTRLAREAGIPVINVDRVPEGAPGDTFIAGESVESAYAVCKHIIEKAGGSGKLAIIHGQKGTTPEVDRFTGCKRAIDESQGVELVDQQWSNMWSADEGFSIAQNMLQANPDITIIFGQADGLAMGAAKAVDVANLSDKVIIGGYDGDVSALEYLAKCKGPFIATATQSTQRMGVLAVESALAVAAGQKVEERQTPNAVLTTCENAPEFVKSHP; translated from the coding sequence ATGAAACTGTCCAAACTGATGATGGCCGCAACCGCAGCTGCGGTCCTTGCGTCTCCCGCGGCCGCCGCGGAGGTCAAGAAGATCGGCCTTGCCGTTCCGAACCTCCAGGCTGACTTCTTCAACCAGATCAAGCTCGGCGTCGAAAAATACGCGAAGGAAAAGAGCATCGAGGTCATCGTCGTCGATGCGAAGAACGACACCGCCACGCAGGTCAACCAGGTACAGGACCTGATGACCCAGGGCATCGACGCTTTTATCTATATCCCCGCCGGTGCCGCCGCGGCCGCCGTGCCGACCCGCCTTGCCCGCGAAGCCGGCATTCCGGTGATCAACGTCGACCGCGTTCCGGAAGGTGCGCCGGGCGACACCTTCATCGCCGGCGAGAGCGTCGAATCCGCCTATGCTGTCTGCAAGCACATCATCGAAAAGGCCGGCGGTTCGGGCAAGTTGGCGATCATCCACGGCCAGAAGGGCACGACGCCGGAGGTCGACCGCTTCACCGGCTGCAAGCGCGCCATCGACGAGAGCCAGGGCGTCGAGCTGGTCGACCAGCAGTGGAGCAACATGTGGTCGGCGGACGAGGGCTTCTCGATCGCGCAGAACATGTTGCAGGCAAATCCGGACATCACCATCATCTTCGGCCAGGCCGACGGTCTCGCCATGGGCGCTGCGAAGGCGGTCGATGTTGCCAACCTCTCAGACAAGGTGATCATCGGCGGCTATGACGGCGACGTCTCGGCCCTCGAATATCTCGCAAAATGCAAGGGTCCTTTCATCGCCACCGCGACCCAGAGCACGCAGAGGATGGGCGTCCTCGCCGTCGAATCCGCGCTTGCGGTCGCCGCCGGCCAGAAGGTCGAAGAGCGGCAGACGCCGAACGCGGTTCTGACGACCTGCGAAAACGCGCCCGAATTCGTAAAGAGCCATCCGTAA
- a CDS encoding sugar ABC transporter ATP-binding protein: protein MTTRSPILSLRGIQKSYGPIKVLHGVDLDIYPGEVVALLGENGAGKSTLSNIVSGTVQPSAGDMTWLGKTYAPADPRAAMDEGVGMIHQELKLLPKLSIAENVFVGRYPTKAGRVDRKAMEDRARSGLHRLGLDISPDRLVEGLSTGKQQLIEIAKALTLNARLLILDEPTAALGGEETELLFQQIERLKSEGVGIIYISHRLEEIRQIADRIVVMRDGAKVQEFESGDVPIRTIVEAMVGRSLERMFPTLPTPTDRVTLEVRNLSSPSNAFRDISFSVRRGEIFGIAGLMGAGRTELVRAISGADPISGGEVLLHGRPVTPRSPIDAIRNGIVLVPEDRKLQGVVLDHSIAENIGYANLGEISRNGWISPHRIQQFAEHCIKKFGVKGRGGQNAGELSGGNQQKVVLAKWLARKPQVVVLDEPTRGIDVGARSSIYDLIIDLAREGVAVVVVSSDLEEVLGVSSRIMVMAQGKQAGILNREDANDVSVMELATI from the coding sequence ATGACGACCCGCTCTCCCATCCTGTCGCTCCGCGGAATCCAGAAGTCCTACGGTCCGATCAAGGTTCTCCACGGTGTCGACCTCGACATCTACCCGGGAGAAGTCGTGGCGCTGCTCGGTGAAAACGGTGCCGGGAAATCGACCCTGTCGAACATCGTTTCCGGCACCGTCCAGCCCTCGGCCGGGGACATGACCTGGCTCGGCAAGACCTACGCCCCCGCCGATCCCCGAGCCGCGATGGACGAGGGGGTGGGCATGATCCATCAGGAACTGAAACTGCTTCCGAAGCTCTCCATTGCGGAGAATGTGTTCGTCGGTCGCTACCCGACGAAGGCGGGCCGGGTCGACCGCAAGGCGATGGAGGATCGGGCACGCAGCGGCCTTCACCGGCTGGGTCTCGACATATCGCCCGATCGCCTCGTCGAGGGGCTTTCGACCGGCAAGCAGCAACTCATCGAAATCGCCAAGGCGCTGACGCTCAATGCACGCCTCCTGATCCTCGACGAACCGACCGCCGCGCTCGGTGGCGAGGAGACCGAGCTTCTCTTCCAGCAGATCGAACGGCTGAAGTCGGAAGGGGTCGGCATCATCTACATTTCGCACCGACTGGAAGAAATCCGTCAGATCGCCGACCGCATCGTCGTCATGCGCGACGGTGCCAAGGTGCAGGAGTTCGAGAGTGGCGATGTGCCGATACGCACGATCGTCGAGGCCATGGTCGGGCGCTCTCTCGAGCGCATGTTCCCGACCCTTCCGACCCCGACGGACCGGGTGACGCTGGAGGTACGAAACCTTTCGTCGCCGTCCAACGCATTCCGCGACATCAGCTTCTCGGTTCGCAGGGGCGAAATTTTCGGCATCGCGGGCCTCATGGGAGCCGGCCGAACCGAACTCGTACGCGCCATCAGCGGCGCCGACCCCATCTCCGGCGGAGAGGTCTTGCTGCACGGCAGGCCCGTCACGCCCCGCTCCCCGATCGATGCGATCCGCAATGGCATCGTTCTTGTGCCGGAGGACCGGAAGCTTCAGGGCGTAGTGCTCGATCATTCGATTGCGGAAAATATCGGCTATGCCAATCTCGGCGAAATCTCCCGCAACGGCTGGATCTCGCCGCACCGCATCCAGCAGTTCGCCGAGCACTGCATCAAGAAGTTCGGGGTAAAGGGCCGCGGCGGGCAGAATGCAGGCGAGCTGTCCGGCGGCAACCAGCAGAAAGTGGTGCTCGCCAAATGGCTGGCGCGCAAACCGCAGGTGGTCGTGCTGGACGAGCCGACGCGCGGCATCGACGTAGGCGCCCGCTCGTCGATTTACGATCTCATCATCGATCTGGCGCGCGAGGGCGTCGCGGTCGTAGTGGTCAGCTCGGATCTCGAGGAGGTGCTCGGCGTTTCCAGCCGCATCATGGTCATGGCACAGGGCAAGCAGGCCGGCATCCTGAACCGCGAGGACGCGAACGACGTCTCGGTTATGGAACTGGCAACGATTTAA
- a CDS encoding SDR family oxidoreductase, whose protein sequence is MSEITLDAPKLFVLSGNVAFVTGAGSGIGQRIAMGLAQCGADVALLDRRTDDGLAKTADFIAKAGRRSIQVAADVTSGAALNDAIARTEAELGPLTLAVNAAGIANANPAEEMEESQFQTMMDINLKGVFLSCQAEARAMLKNGRGSIVNIASMSGVIVNRGLNQCHYNASKAGVIHLTKSMAMEWVGSGIRVNTISPGYTATPMNTRPEMVHQTKLFEEQTPMQRMASVDEMVGPAVFLLSDAASFVTGVDLLVDGGFCCW, encoded by the coding sequence ATGTCTGAAATCACTCTCGACGCGCCGAAATTGTTCGTTCTTTCCGGAAACGTCGCTTTCGTGACAGGCGCGGGCAGCGGCATTGGTCAACGCATCGCTATGGGTCTCGCCCAGTGCGGCGCAGACGTCGCGCTGCTCGATCGCCGCACCGATGATGGCCTCGCGAAGACAGCCGATTTCATCGCAAAGGCGGGACGTCGCAGCATCCAGGTCGCCGCGGACGTCACCAGCGGCGCGGCGCTCAACGACGCGATTGCGCGCACAGAAGCGGAACTGGGCCCGCTGACCCTCGCGGTCAACGCTGCCGGCATCGCCAATGCCAATCCGGCCGAGGAGATGGAGGAAAGTCAATTCCAGACGATGATGGACATCAACCTGAAAGGCGTTTTCCTCTCCTGCCAGGCGGAAGCACGCGCCATGTTGAAGAACGGCCGCGGATCGATCGTCAACATCGCCTCCATGTCCGGCGTCATCGTAAATCGCGGCCTCAACCAATGTCACTACAACGCCTCCAAGGCGGGCGTGATCCACCTGACGAAGTCCATGGCGATGGAATGGGTCGGCAGCGGCATCCGCGTGAACACGATCAGCCCGGGCTATACGGCAACCCCCATGAACACCCGGCCGGAAATGGTGCACCAGACCAAGCTCTTCGAGGAGCAGACGCCGATGCAGCGCATGGCGAGCGTGGACGAGATGGTCGGCCCCGCCGTCTTCCTCCTGTCGGATGCGGCGAGTTTCGTGACCGGCGTCGACCTCCTCGTGGATGGCGGTTTTTGCTGCTGGTAG
- a CDS encoding class I SAM-dependent methyltransferase, with the protein MNTLEDVRSPAEVYDAHFVPALFARWGPVVAAEAEVREGERVLDVACGTGALTIAVADIVGPTGSVVGLDANPEMLAVARRKPVQVEWLEGTAESLPLPDSSFDAVVSQFGLMFFQHKPQALREMMRVLKPGGSLAVAICDAIENSPGYNAFAQLLDRLFGKRVGDAFRTPFILGDAKLLHDICREAAIDDAGVVQRNGKVQFESIDALVSTERACVWTLGGVLTDEEFARLLKESKTALRPFVIDRGTIEFDMPSLIITARKSPEHPHTG; encoded by the coding sequence ATGAACACGCTCGAGGATGTGCGCAGTCCTGCCGAAGTCTATGATGCCCATTTCGTGCCGGCGCTTTTTGCTCGATGGGGCCCCGTGGTCGCTGCGGAAGCGGAAGTGCGTGAGGGCGAGCGCGTGCTCGACGTGGCCTGCGGCACCGGCGCGCTCACGATTGCGGTAGCCGACATTGTCGGGCCGACGGGTTCGGTCGTCGGACTGGACGCCAATCCCGAGATGCTGGCAGTGGCGCGTCGCAAGCCTGTGCAGGTCGAATGGCTGGAAGGCACGGCCGAATCCCTGCCGCTGCCAGACAGCAGCTTCGACGCTGTCGTCAGCCAGTTTGGCTTGATGTTCTTCCAGCACAAGCCACAGGCCTTGCGCGAGATGATGCGGGTTCTGAAGCCGGGCGGCAGTTTGGCGGTTGCCATTTGCGATGCAATCGAGAACTCGCCGGGCTATAACGCCTTTGCGCAATTGCTGGATCGGCTGTTCGGCAAACGGGTCGGCGACGCCTTCCGCACGCCCTTCATTCTTGGCGATGCCAAGCTTCTGCACGATATCTGCCGAGAGGCCGCCATTGATGATGCCGGGGTCGTGCAACGTAACGGAAAGGTTCAATTCGAGTCGATCGATGCGCTTGTGTCTACCGAGCGTGCCTGCGTGTGGACGCTTGGCGGCGTGCTCACCGACGAAGAGTTTGCTCGGCTCCTCAAGGAGTCGAAGACGGCCTTGCGACCCTTCGTGATCGATCGAGGCACCATCGAGTTCGACATGCCATCGCTCATCATCACGGCACGTAAGAGCCCAGAACATCCACATACAGGTTGA
- a CDS encoding AraC family transcriptional regulator, which yields MTVVKPPVSRATHGADPLSDVLRTVKLMGALFFLVDASFPWGVEVPHTDAFSSILLPRAQHVVSYHIILKGSGWATIPNVASTWFEAGDILVFAHGDPYAMLSAPDQPPEFDAAATLDFFQDMASGKLPFVIREGGGGEPRSEFVCGYLGCDMRPFNPLLSTLPRLLRVKRPDTERDDLLGRLIDLTLAEARRPRVGGESIRLRLAELIFVEVVRQYLETLPSHETGWLSGLRDPVIGKVLGMLHEEPAHPWTLNELARRAGMSRAALAARFAHLIGHAPMQYLTLWRMQIAARLLAESSMKVAAVAHEVGYESDAAFSRAFKKIVGVSPAIWRDNAVASN from the coding sequence GTGACGGTGGTGAAGCCGCCCGTTTCGCGAGCTACACATGGCGCGGACCCGCTTTCGGACGTCCTGCGGACGGTCAAGCTCATGGGGGCGCTGTTCTTCCTGGTGGATGCGTCCTTCCCTTGGGGAGTGGAGGTGCCGCACACGGATGCGTTCTCTTCCATCCTCCTGCCGCGCGCACAGCATGTGGTCTCTTATCACATCATTTTAAAAGGCTCGGGCTGGGCGACTATACCTAACGTGGCGTCTACCTGGTTTGAGGCGGGCGACATCCTCGTGTTCGCGCATGGCGACCCCTATGCGATGCTCAGCGCGCCCGACCAGCCGCCTGAATTCGATGCGGCTGCGACACTGGACTTTTTCCAGGACATGGCGAGCGGCAAGCTGCCCTTCGTGATCCGCGAAGGCGGCGGTGGCGAGCCGCGCAGCGAATTCGTGTGCGGCTATCTCGGCTGCGACATGCGCCCCTTCAATCCCTTGCTCTCCACGCTGCCCCGCCTCCTGCGCGTCAAGCGGCCTGATACCGAACGCGACGACCTGCTGGGTCGGCTGATCGACCTGACCCTTGCCGAAGCGCGTCGACCGCGGGTTGGCGGCGAGTCCATTCGCTTGCGGCTGGCCGAGCTCATCTTCGTCGAGGTGGTGCGTCAATATCTGGAGACCCTGCCGAGCCATGAAACGGGCTGGCTATCGGGCCTGCGCGATCCCGTTATCGGCAAGGTCCTAGGGATGCTCCACGAGGAGCCGGCACATCCATGGACGCTGAACGAGCTAGCGCGCCGGGCCGGAATGTCGCGCGCGGCGCTGGCCGCGCGCTTTGCGCATCTGATTGGCCATGCACCGATGCAGTATCTGACGTTGTGGCGCATGCAGATCGCCGCTCGTTTGCTTGCCGAAAGCTCCATGAAGGTGGCCGCTGTAGCCCACGAGGTCGGCTATGAATCCGATGCGGCTTTCAGCCGAGCCTTCAAGAAGATTGTCGGTGTGTCACCAGCCATCTGGCGCGACAACGCTGTTGCGTCGAACTGA
- a CDS encoding aldehyde dehydrogenase family protein, whose product MSRIREVIDLSTEQPIGTMAIGSAADAQKAIAAARNAFVSFSQTTKEERLALLKRTLAILNEAATAATMISVRRNSVVAPDGW is encoded by the coding sequence GTGTCAAGGATACGCGAGGTCATCGACCTGTCGACCGAGCAGCCGATTGGGACGATGGCGATCGGCAGTGCCGCCGACGCGCAAAAGGCAATCGCAGCCGCGCGTAATGCCTTTGTCTCTTTCTCGCAGACGACGAAGGAAGAACGGTTGGCGCTGCTGAAGCGCACCCTGGCGATCCTCAATGAGGCCGCAACCGCTGCAACCATGATTTCAGTTCGACGCAACAGCGTTGTCGCGCCAGATGGCTGGTGA
- a CDS encoding NAD(P)/FAD-dependent oxidoreductase — translation MPAPLKLVDTTPELPEAADAVVIGGGIVGVFAAYYLARRGLKVALVEKGRIGAEQSSRNWGWCRQQNRDARELPMATKSLDLWERFAAESGEDAGFRRCGLFYLSNNDEELAGWARWRDFALTVGVTTHMLDSAEASERGRATAAKWKGGVFSPTDGTADPASAAPAVARAIMKLGGTVHQSCAARGIETEGGRLSGVVTEHGTIRTKTAILAGGAWASSFCRQLGIRFPQASIRSSILAVSPGAVGLPDALHTAAVSVTRRGDGGYTLAISGRGRVDPTLQQLRFSPQFLPMFLRRWRSLAPGSLEGLRSGHESLARWRLDAPTPMERMRILDPAVDQRTIRLTHSRALELLPALKNTSITAAWAGYIDSTPDGVPGIGEIASVPGFILAAGFSGHGFGIGPGAGRLIADIVTGDEPLVDPGPYHPDRFRKSAWGKVADF, via the coding sequence ATGCCCGCACCGCTGAAACTCGTCGATACAACGCCGGAACTGCCCGAGGCTGCCGACGCCGTGGTGATCGGCGGTGGCATTGTCGGGGTGTTTGCGGCCTACTACCTCGCCCGCCGGGGCTTGAAGGTGGCGCTCGTCGAGAAGGGACGGATCGGCGCGGAGCAGTCGAGCCGCAACTGGGGCTGGTGCCGGCAACAGAACCGCGATGCTCGCGAACTGCCGATGGCGACGAAGAGCCTCGATCTCTGGGAGCGCTTCGCCGCCGAGAGCGGTGAGGATGCCGGCTTCCGGCGTTGCGGCCTCTTCTATCTCAGCAACAACGACGAGGAACTGGCCGGCTGGGCACGCTGGCGCGACTTCGCCCTCACTGTCGGCGTCACGACCCATATGCTCGACAGTGCTGAGGCAAGCGAGCGCGGCCGTGCCACCGCCGCGAAATGGAAGGGCGGTGTCTTTTCCCCGACCGACGGCACGGCCGATCCGGCAAGCGCGGCACCCGCCGTGGCGCGCGCGATCATGAAGCTTGGCGGCACGGTGCACCAATCCTGCGCCGCCCGAGGCATCGAAACGGAGGGCGGTCGTCTCTCCGGCGTCGTCACGGAGCATGGCACTATCCGCACGAAGACGGCAATCCTCGCGGGCGGCGCCTGGGCCTCCTCCTTCTGCCGCCAACTTGGCATCCGCTTTCCGCAGGCCTCAATCCGCTCTTCGATTCTTGCCGTCTCCCCGGGCGCAGTCGGCCTGCCGGACGCTCTGCATACGGCTGCCGTCTCCGTGACGCGTCGCGGCGACGGTGGCTATACGCTCGCGATCAGCGGCCGGGGTCGCGTCGACCCGACGCTGCAGCAATTGCGTTTTTCGCCGCAGTTTCTGCCAATGTTTCTGAGACGCTGGCGCAGCCTCGCGCCCGGAAGTCTCGAAGGACTTCGCTCCGGACATGAGTCCTTGGCGCGCTGGCGTCTCGATGCCCCGACGCCCATGGAGCGCATGCGTATCCTCGATCCGGCGGTCGACCAGCGCACCATTCGCCTCACCCATTCGCGTGCGCTTGAACTATTGCCGGCCCTGAAGAACACCAGCATTACCGCAGCTTGGGCTGGCTATATCGACAGCACGCCGGACGGGGTGCCGGGGATCGGCGAGATTGCGAGCGTGCCGGGCTTCATCCTGGCTGCGGGCTTCAGTGGCCACGGCTTCGGCATCGGACCAGGGGCAGGCCGCCTGATCGCCGACATTGTTACCGGCGACGAACCGCTCGTCGATCCCGGCCCCTACCACCCGGATCGCTTCCGGAAATCTGCCTGGGGCAAAGTGGCCGATTTTTAA
- a CDS encoding Lrp/AsnC family transcriptional regulator: MKLDRIDVKILYELQKNGRITNVELAELVNLSPSPCLMRVKKLQSDGYIEGYSAQINVGKLGQTLTVFTEITLKNHRQIDFARFLAAIDKVDQVIECHLVSGGYDYLLKFVTAGIGEYQTIMERLTDMDVGIDKYFSFVVLKSPIVKAHMPLTSLFPL, from the coding sequence ATGAAACTCGACCGGATCGACGTAAAAATCCTCTACGAACTGCAGAAGAATGGCCGCATCACCAATGTGGAGCTTGCCGAGCTGGTCAACCTCTCGCCGAGCCCTTGCCTGATGCGGGTGAAGAAGCTGCAGTCGGACGGCTATATCGAGGGCTATTCGGCACAGATCAACGTCGGAAAGCTGGGACAGACGCTGACGGTTTTCACCGAAATCACCCTGAAGAACCATCGGCAGATCGATTTCGCCCGCTTCCTGGCGGCGATCGACAAGGTCGATCAGGTGATCGAGTGCCATCTTGTCTCTGGCGGCTACGACTATCTCCTGAAATTCGTCACCGCCGGGATCGGCGAGTACCAGACGATCATGGAGCGCCTGACCGACATGGATGTCGGCATCGACAAATACTTCAGCTTCGTCGTTTTGAAGTCGCCGATCGTCAAGGCGCATATGCCGCTGACCAGTTTGTTTCCGCTTTAG